The following nucleotide sequence is from Leopardus geoffroyi isolate Oge1 chromosome D4, O.geoffroyi_Oge1_pat1.0, whole genome shotgun sequence.
GTGGCTGAATTGTAATCAACGAACAATCTAAGCATGTTGACTTTGGAAACCCTGAACTTCCCACCTGGGACACAGTACAGTGGCTTCTAGAGAGGCCAACACCTTCCCGCTCAGCTGGTTCAGGCTCCTGGCGAAACACCCCAGCCTAATGCGGGCAAGGTCTGGGTTCAGCCATCTTCGGGAGAAGGTAGCTTTCTTGGGGCCCCAGGGGACCCGGATGTAGCAGGGGTTTGACAGTGTGTCCCCCATGCTCCCCGCAGGGACGCTGGAGGTCCGTCTCCTGGGCTGTGAGCAGCTGCTGACAGCCGTGCCCGGACGCTCCCCGGCGGCTGTGCTGGCCGGGAGCCCCTCGCAGGGCTGGCTTCGGGCCCGGGCCAAGCAGCAGCGTGGCGGAGGAGAGCTGGCCAGTGAGTAGCAAGCTGCGGGGCGCTGGGGGCAGCGATGTATCTCTACTCCTCGCCTGCCCTGAgctccctctctggccctgcaGGTGAGGTGCTGGCTGTGCTGAAGGTGGACAATCGTGTCGTGGGCCAGACCGGCTGGGGGCCAGTGACCAAGCAGTCCTGGGACCAGACCTTTATTGTGCCCCTGGAGCGGGTGAGGCTGGCCCTGGTGCGGGCAGGGGTGACCTTAGGCCACGGAGCGGAAGGCTGGCCGAGTAGGGACGTGTGCCCCACTCCTCAACCTGGCCTCCCCGACGCAGGCCCGGGAGCTGGAGATTGGGGTTCACTGGCGGGACTGGAGGCAGCTGTGTGGCGTGGCCTTCCTGCGGCTGGAGGACTTCCTGGACAACGCTTGTCACCAGCTCTCCCTCAGTCTGGTGCCCCAGGGGCTGCTCTTTGCCCAGGTGCTCCCTACCCTGTCCCCTGACGACACGGGCCCTGGTTCCATCTGAGCTAGAAGGGCCTTCGAGACTATTTGATTCATCCACACATAGGAGTAGAAATTGAGGCCTGGAGGGAGGAGGTCTCCAAGAATTAAGGATTCCCAGCCCCTCTCCGAGGAGCGCGTGGGAGTCTAGAGGCTGCATCCTGGTCCTGACTTGCCTAGCCTCATGCATGGCCCTGGACAAGTGtctctcttctctgggcctcagtttccccactggtaCCAATGTGGACATTGAATCGATCCCTCTGGGCCCCTCTGGCTCTTGCATCATTGACGCTGAGGGCTTAGGCTGGGATCTTGGAGGCCGGGGAGATACCCTGGTGACAGATGGGGTAGGAGGGGACTGgtctccagccctgccctctgcccacgCAGGTGACCTTCTGTGACCCTGTCATTGAGAGGAGGCCCCGGCTGCAGAGGCAGAAACGCATTTTCTCTAAACGCAGAGGTGTGGACGGGAGAGGGCTGTGCAATTAGGGGGTAGGGCAGGGGCCCTCGGGGGgccgtgggactgagccccgcctTTTGTCCCAGGTCAGGACTTTTTGAGGGCTTCCCAGATGAATCTCAACATGGCAGCCTGGGGGCGCTTGGTCATGAACTTGCTGCCCCCCTGCAGCTCCCCAAGCACGATCAGCCCCCCCAGAGCGTGCCCCCAGACCCCAGCCACACCCCGGGGAGCTGCCGACCCTGCCTCGCCCAGGTGAGGAGCCCCCTCGCCGTGGCTGCCTGCTTCTCTGCCACGTCTGCCTCTCTTCAGGTGCAGCTGGTGTCTTTCTGTTCCCTCtgaccctctgtctgtctgtctcttggcATTGCTGTGTGTCCGTCCCCACAGCTCTTCCGTCTGCCTGTGCCCTGCCAGGTGTCTGCTTTCTCCACATAGTGATTTCCCACCCAAGAAGAGCCCCTTGGAAGAAGAGGTGAGGCCCCCACCCAAGCCCCCACGTCTCTACCTGCCCCGGGAGCCAACCCCCGAGGAGATACCGGTGAGAGGATGCTGGCAGTCCTGGGGGCTGCTGGGGTGGGGATGGCGGGGCTGGAGGGAAACAGGGAAGGAAGCCCTGCTCTGCTCTGAGCCCCTCTACCCTCATAGCGCACCAAACGCCCCCACATGGAGCCCAGGACTCGACTCGGGCCACCGCTTCCACCCTCAGCCACCAGGTACCCCCGTCGGGCTCACTTATGTGCTTGCGACATTTGTCTGCTCACTTGGGTGTTCGTGTGTCCATTCACACATCACCCGATGCTCCTTGCTCTCTGTTCTTACTCACTAAACCCGTGTTATTGAGCTCTAGCTGCATTCTGGAACTCTAGGAAGCCACTGTCCCtgaatccccccacccccaccccagcccctagGCTTTCCAGTCTTATTGGTGGGGACAGCCCAGGACCGGCCCTGGAGGGTTAGGAGCACCTCTTCATGGAGGCCCAGCTCTTATCCCAGGGGGAatcctgtgccctctctcttgcAGGAAACCCCCCCGCCTTCAGGACTTCCGTTGCTTGGCCGTGCTGGGCCGGGGACACTTCGGGAAGGTAGTGGGCTGACGAGGGTGCTATGGAAGGGGGTGAGCAGGCCCCAGCACCTTGGCTGGGGGGATGGTGTGATCCATGGGGCAGTGGGCGGGGAGCAGCAAAGGCTCCCCTGTGCTGTCCACCTGGAGCCCAAGCTGTCTCTGGTTCCCAGGTCCTCCTGGTCCAGTTCAAGGGGACGGGGAAATACTACGCCATCAAAGCGCTGAAGAAGCAGGAGGTGCTGAGCCGGGACGAGATGGAGAGGTGTGTAGTCGGGACAGTGGGCACCTAGCCCTGCAGGGGACCCCGGATGGCTGGCCTGGGCTAGTGGCACCAGAAGGCAGCTGAGTGCTCCAGGGGCTTTGAAGAGGTGACCCGCTGGGGCCGGTCCTGAGCTCTCTTTTTAGCACCTGCAGTTGTTAACTGTATGCTCTTGGGCAGGTCCGCTCTTCTCTCTGCCCGATACGTAGAAACCATCATTCTACCTGCCTGGCATTTTCATTGAAGACCCAGAGAAGCCAAGGGTGTTGTGCGGGTGGCAGGACGCAGCCAGCAGTGGTTTCTCTTCCCTCTAACACCCACCCCCGGCCCTCCGCAGCCTGTACTGCGAGAAACGCATCCTGGAGGCTGTGGGCCGCACAGGGCACCCCTTCCTGCTGTCCCTCCTCGCCTGCTTCCAGACCTCCAGCCACGCCTGCTTCGTGACAGAGTTTGCGCCCGGTGGTGACCTCATGATGCAGATCCATGAGGACGTCttccctgagccccaggcccGGTGGGTTCCCATCCCTCTTGTCTGCCTCTTCCATTGAGCCTTCCCTGGTTCCCTATGCCCTCTCCCTTCATCCTGCTTCCCCCAGGATACCCATCAGCAGAAGAGTGTGGAGTCAGGGAGGCCTTGGCTCAGATCCTTGGTTATCAACTGTCTTATCAGCTCCCATAGCATTGtgaccttgggcctcagtttatGTAGCTGTGAATGGGGCTAAAAATAACTCTTCCATAGGCTTGTGGAGTGGATGGACATAATGTGTATTAAATTGTTGGGCACAGGAACCAGTGAAGAGTAAGTGACTGGCAGCTGGAGTTCTTTCTTGCCCACCAGAACGCAGGCTCTGGAGTCTTAAGTCTGCCACGAGCTGTGTGACCCCCAGGTGCATCACTTACCTGGAGTCTCAGatcctcatttgaaaaatagaCATGATGACTCTCGACAGCAGGTGGCTGGGAGGATGTAGGAGGGTAAGGCATCAGAACACGTGGCATCATTCCTGGCACCATCGAAGAGCCCAGGAAGGGTAGGCTGTCAGTGGGCAACAACCTTGGGGCCACTGTCCAGAGAAACACCCATTCTCCCTACCCGCTACCCCTGGCATCAGGCTCTAGTCTGAGCTGACTAGAGCTGGGACATCTAGGGATGCCCAGGCCGTGGCCATCCTGGTGCCTCCCtgcacttccccccccccccccccccccccccgtcctgaCCCTGAACTACCCCCTACACCACCCATAGGTTCTACCTGGCCTGTGTGGTCCTCGGGTTACAGTTCTTACACGAGAAGAAAATCATTTACAGGTAACTTGCCCTGGGGGTGCTGGGGCTGGAGGTAGGTGAAGGAGCAGAGGCTGCCCTCCTCCTGTGATACTCCCGGGCCCCTTTGATCTGTCCCCCTCACCCTCAGAGACCTTAAGTTGGACAACCTTCTGCTGGACGCCCAGGGTTTCCTGAAGATCGCGGACTTCGGGCTGTGTAAGGAAGGTGGGTGCCTCCTGTCCAGGATCCCATGTCCTCCAGCCTTGCTTGCCCAGCTCAGGCCAGCAGGGTAGTGGGCAAGTGGCCTTCGCCTCTCACCCCAGCCCGCATTCCAGGGACCGGCTGGACACACTGGTTCTTCCTTCCCAGCCCTAGAGACTCTTAAAGAGCCCCAGCGCACCCTTAGCCAGGGGAGAGCGTGTACTCAGGATGGGAGAGGGCATCGGGTTCTCCCTTCTTTGTGAGCTTGGCAAAGGCTCTGCTTCCTCCCGTGAGAtggcgtaaaaaaaaaaaaactgtcctcaCCTCCAAGAGCTCGGGGCAGGGCTTGGCTTGACCTTCGGTGCCTGAGGTCGTAAGAGTTGGCTGTTGATTCTTACAACTGAAGTTATATGGATGAGACACGTCGGGCTGGCATCAGTGTGGATGCTGGTTTGCAGGGATCGGCTTTGGGGACCGGACAAGCACCTTCTGCGGCACCCCGGAGTTCCTCGCCCCGGAAGTGCTGACCCAGGAGGCCTACACACGGGCTGTGGACTGGTGGGGGTTGGGTGTGCTGCTCTATGAGATGCTGGTGGGCGAGGTGAGCACTGGACCCCGGCTGCTGGGGCCTCTAGGTtggggcagggtggaggtggcTCTTGCAGCCTGCTGAGCCCCCTTCCCCATAGTGTCCATTCCCCGGGGACACTGAGGAGGAGGTATTTGACTGCATCGTCAATGCGGACGCCCCGTATCCCCGCTTTCTGTCGGTgcaagggcttgaactcattcaGAAGGTAATCactgcagggctgggctgggctgggctgaacgGCTGCCCCGTCACCACCCACTCTCTCGGGGCCTCTGTGGTCCAGCTCACTTGGGATGCCTGGGCAGGCGGGCAGTGCCTGGGCGTGATGCCCTCCGTGAACCCCAGTCCTCTTGCCCAGCTCCTCCAGAAGTGCCCGGAGCAGCGCCTCGGGGCGGGTGAGCGGGATGCTGAGGAGATCAAGACCCAGCCTTTCTTCAGGGTGAGTGTTCCCGGGTGCCTGGCACAGTGGGAGGTGTCGCCTGGCCACGCGGGCCGTTGTTCCGTTGTCTCAGGCAGCTCTGCCCTCGCCCCCAGACCACCGACTGGCAGGCCCTGCTCGCCCGCACCGTTCAGCCCCCCTTCCTGCCTACCCTCCGTGGCCCTACGGACCTGCGTTACTTCGAGGGCGAGTTTACGGGGCTGCCGCCGGCCCTGACCCCGCCTGACCCCCGTAGCCCCCTGACAGCCCGCCAGCAGGCTGCCTTCCGGGACTTCGACTTTGTGTCAGAGGGATTCCTGGGGCCCTGACGGCCTCTCTGGTGTGTCTGCCCCGTCTGCCCAGCCGTCTGCCCCAGAGGCCCAGGCCTTGCCAGGTATCGGTGGGCACTGGGCCTCGAAGTGGCAGCTGCAGAGCTGCTGTGGGGGGCTTCGCTCAGTCACTGGGcagggtcccctcccctcccgcccccgcctccTGGGAGGCCTGGACCAGAAAGGGCGGCACAGCAAGGAggagtttggtttggttttttaatatttgatttgcTTTACGGATGATTAAACTTATAAAACTGTGCAATGGAGGCATCCTGGctttggggggcagggtgggggggtctCGGAAGCCCAGGACGCTTGTGCCCGAGCCCCCCACGggtcctctgcctcctctccttccttcagaGGGCAGGACTGCCTATTGTGGCAGGAGCTCTGTCATTTCAGCTCTGCTCTGAGGCCTGGGAGGAGCGGGGGAGAATGAAGAACCCCAGGCCCTCTGAACGCCGACCCCAGCTGGGggcagcccctctggttttcaggCACAAGATGGTGGCCTTGCCTCCAGCAACCCTACACCGCCTGgctgctgccctcctccccctcctcctccccctcggCCCACAGGGTCTCCCAGGACCCTGAGGGCCATCCGCAGAAGAAGTGGGCCAGGTTGCGGGTCAGGCCACGGTCGAAGGGGTTGCCGGGGCGCTGGCGGAGGTAGGCGATGCGGTGCGAGGAGATGAACTCCCAGGTGGTGGTGTTGCTGGCCACCAGGTAGAGGTGCGAGGCGAGGAGCAGGCCCGCcaccaaagagaagagagagagcagcaggaaGGTGGCCAACAGCAGCCCGCTGGACCGCAGCCAGAGCCCCCAGGGCTGGAAGAAACGGAGGCCAGACCTGCAGGGCAGGAACAGAGATGGAGACCAAGGccgggggagggcgggggtgcCCCGGGGAGCCCCTCCAGGCAGGCCGTTTGGGGGAAGGCCCGAGGCCCCCGAAGGGGCACCTTGTAGGGGCATgctgcccgccctccccccatGCCCAGGCCGGCCGTGGAACCCACCATGCCAGGTACAGGCCCCACAGAAGCACCACCAGCTGCAGCGCCAGGTAGGCCACGAAGAGCGGGTGGTTGCGCTCCCCCACGCAGTTCTCCATCCAGGGGCAGTGGTGGTCGTAGCGGCGGACGCAGCGACGGCACTCACGGCAGTGCCGGGCCCGCAGGGGCTGCTGTGGGCACAAAGGGAGGCGGGCTCAGTGCCAGCTCCCCTCTGGGCCCACGACTGAGGGGAGTGATGAGGccacagagggggtgggggggagagaggcaggaggtcAAGGAGTCTCAACCTTGCCCCTGCGCCCTCCCGTAGAGGTCCCTGGTCACCCACCAGCACCAGGCAGTATCTGCAGCGCCGAAGGGGGATGGCTTGAGGAACCATGGCTGTCTGCTCCTCCTTGACCTCCTCCTGCAAATGGGGGACAGGGTATTAGGTTGGGAGGGAGAGGGCACTGGTGGGCGTTTCCCTGGGGGGCTAGCTTAGCCCTGGGTATGCACGCGGGGCCCATCCCCAGTGTAATGGAGGCGGTAGGGTGGGACAGAGTGCCCTGGCCCGAGTGAAGCTGTGACCTCTGTCACAGTTGTTTCGCTGGGCCTTGGCGGTTTCCTCATTGGAGGATGGGGGTTGCAGGGCTGCTAAGAGGATTCATGGAGATGCCCCAGGAAAGCCCTCTGCATAGATCCTGGCATGAGACTGTTACAGGGGCCTTGGGTATCCTATTGGTGGGAGGAAGGGTTCAGGCTCCCAGGGGCCCCCCTGGTTACCTGTGGCTGGGGCTGGACATTCACATAGCCCGGGTCCATGAGCGACACGGCCAGGTAGAGCAGCAGGGAACCCAGCACGAGGAGCAGGAAGGTAAGGGGCAGGAGTAGCTCCCCCTGCTCTTCCCACTGCCGCAGTGCTGGAGAGGCCGGAGAAGGAGAGTGAGGCCGGGGCCGGAGCTGAACAGGAGGCCATGTGTAGGGGTGTATCTGGAGGTGGGGAGTATGTCCCTGGCTGAGCAAAGGCCTGGAGATGGGGTGTAATGAGTGGTCAAGTGTGGCCACTGCATAGAGTACAGGAGGGAGAAGTCTGGGCCCagcactccctcccccccatccccaccaaaaaaaaaaaagttcatttgcaTTCTATCTGTAGGACAGTAGGGAACCATGGAAGGTTATAGGGTCAGATCTGTTTCTGAAAACCCTCCTGCTGCTGGAGGAAAGATGGAtaggggagcagggggaggcctggggcagagcctatccaggagggagaggagggtagcCAGACAAGGGCACTGGCAGGAGGAGTGGAGACAAAGGGCTGGATAGATAAGGGGTAAGGGAGTGAAGGGGCCAGACTTGAtgtaggggagagggaagagggatcCCTGACTTTGGCTCCATGATAGGGAGAGACCAGCTAGGTTTGATATGCCcatgagatagagacagaggagggcagggccaggaaggGTCCAACTCATGGAAGTAAATGAAGATttcaggggtgggaggcagggggaggtgaAGAGGGAGGGGCATTTAGATAACAGTGTGGACAGCTCTGGTGTCCCTTGGTTGTgaaaaggagcagagaaggaaagcagggttgcagggcggggtggggcgggtcCTTTCTGATGAGGAGACTGAGTAGGTGTTTAGGCTGAAGGGTGAAAGCGGTAGAGGAGACTTAAGAAGGTCTTGGGAGGAAAGTGACAACACCCACAGCCCAGGAGTTGAGGCTGGAGCAAGGAGGGAGGAGCGGGGCTTCCCAGAGTGGCAGTGAGGGTGAGAAGTTGGGCCGGAGGCAGCCTGCCAGGTAAGGAGGGGAAGGATGTTCGTGGGGGTGGGTCAGTGAGGTGGACGAGGACTACAGGGCAAGAAGTGAGGGTGGGGAAATGCGGGACAGGCCGCccccctctgtcttctcttgtcCTGGAAGGTGGGGAGCCTGGACTTGGGCAGCTAGTGGCCATGGGGATGGGCAGGATGCCAGTTCTTGATCTACTTGATCCTCGGAATCTTACGGAGGGACGTTATCCTGGGAAGGACCGGGTGGGTCTCGGGATCAGGGGAGATGGGGGCTCAAGTCCGTCGCGGGATCTGGTGGGCACCGGTTGGGTCCTGGGATAGACAGGGCATCTGGCAGGGATCAGGAAGATGCTGGGATTAATTAGGGATCAACTGGGTATTAGGCAGAAAGCAGGTGGCTCTTGGAATGACAGATGGAGAAGAGGCTCAGGAGCCGGCGGAAGTCGGGTGAATCCCAGGATTTCTGGGGCTTCAGCAGGGAATCCAGTGAGACCCAAACGTCTGGGGAATCACGCGGGATAGGGTGGGGCGGGGTCGCGCGGGGTCCGGCTCACCGGTATCGTGCAGGAAGAGCACCAGCGTGATCCCCCAGGTCAGCACAGTATGCCCGCTCCGCACCAGGACCCCAGGGCTGAGGAGCGCCCAGGGAGCCATCTCCTCCGCCCGGGGCCCCACCCGGAAGAAGCGCCGGGAGGGGCGGGCCCTTTGGGGGAGAGAGGCCGCGGCTACTCGCGGATTGGTGAGTCCTGGAGGTGGGCGGGGCCTGATTGGGTCGGGGAGGCTGCCTATTGGATAGCAGCTGCGGCCGAGGAGGCCCTCGAGCCAACAGGTGCCTGAAGAGGTTGAGGGCGGGGCCGGCGCGCGCGCAGCTGGTaactcccccaaccccagcccccaccagccaGGTAACTTTCGAAAGCGGAGGAGCAGGCGCGAGCCCTGACCCCGCCCCCTCGGGCTCTCACCCCGCCCGCCCCTAACCCGTGGCCTCGCGCATGCGTGCACCCCCCGGGGTGCCTCTGCTCAAGGTGTTCGGTGCGACTCCAGGTTGCAGGATTGTGCCGGTTTCGAAGACATGACTGAGTTCTCTAGAGGGGCAGGACTAGCCCTAGGTTGCTCTGGTGACACCCTTACCtccttgcttttcatttttagatattgcaaatgggggcgcctgctggctcagtgggttaagcctctgacttccactcaggtcatggtatcacgttgtgggttccagccccacgtggggctgtgtgctgacagctcagagcctggagcctgctttgccttctgtctgtctctctctctctgcccctgccctgcttgtgctcgctgtctctcaagaataaatagtcATCCGTGGTGCAGATCCTGGGTAGAAGGGGCGAAGTGGAGTCAGAAATACCAGCACAGAGGTGGTGTGAACTCGGGCAAGTTACCGAGCCACTCTGAGCTCTGTTTTCTGTCTATATAGTGGGGATTGATAGTAGCACCCCCCTGCTAAGGTggttgggaggattaaataatgcaaataaagtgTCTAGCACTGACCTCTCCCCTGCTATAAGCCAACACCTCGCCCTGCCAGAAGGACTTGCCCAacaggaggcttcaggctcttcTGAGAGGAAACCTCATCAGCATTCACTGTTCACACGCCTTCAACTGGGTCCCCAGGGCATTCCCGGTGCTGCCCTGCCTTTTCCACCCACACCTCTCATGGATACCAACATCCACCTTCTTTCTCCAACAGATCCTACACAGTATGCTCTTCTGACATCTGCTGTTTTGTCAGCTCAGCACCCCTTTTTCTGTTGGGGCACTGACTCTTCCCCATTCCACGTGGTTCTGGAGAAACTGTGTCCCACACTCCACAGGTTGATAGGAGACGTAGGCATGTGACTAGAGGGCCCAACTTGGTTCCCTATCTTAATGTCCCCAGTGATTGGTTCTAGGTGGCGGACATGTGACTCAGCAGGGCCAATCAGGATCATTCTATGAGAGTACTGTATAAATGCTGAGAAATGGGCATTCTTCTGGATCTCAGGCTTGAAGAATAGGCTATAAGGGCAACTGGCAGCTGTCTTTACACTATGTGGAGACAGACTGTGGCAGGAGAATGAAGCCACCTTATAGAGACATAGAGATAAGCAGTAAcgaaagagggagtgagagacaTCTTAGCAACATTGACTGGGTCCAGCTGTTCCTGAAGCTGAGATTAACTCTAGGTCCCCAGTTGCATCAGTGAATTCCCTCCCACCTTTGACTAGCCTGGGTAGGTATTTGAGTCGTGTGACTTTCACGTGTAAGTCAATCTTGGTTACTGCAACGGGTGAGTTAGTGTGCTGAGTGGAAACAATCCTGAAGCTTCCAggagtcaggccctgtgctggtgtcagagacagacaaagtcGGACACTAAAGTGGTAAGGACAGATTTTATCAGTAATATGTTATTGCTGTGTGAACTGAATGCGGCTCTGAACTCCCAGGTGACGGGGTGTTTTAAAGGGAGCACgagggagtggagagagggaaCAGCAGTGGCTTGAACAGATTGGGggaagtgaaaaattacaaaggGTTGCTCAGTGTAAATGCTGATTAGGCCAGCTGTGTGTGCTAGCTGGCAATAATTGAAGTTCGGTGCCTGTCCTCCCACACGGACCAGGAAACGGGGGCCTGATCCTTCCTGAGCATTATACTTTGAAGGCCAAACATTCCTTTGAAGGAATGGCTTTCAGGTCTCCTGAGTTGTAGATGATACAAATACATTTCAAAGGAACAGAAGAATTCGCAACCGTAGGCCCTTTTTAGTAAATGCTCTAAGACGGGGTGTGTGGGGGCTAAAACAAGGAGGGCCGGGGTCATCTTAGGGCTGCGGCCTTGAGCTATCAGAAACTATGTTAGCTCTTCTGTCCCTGCAGTACTGTTGTCCTGCTAACTCCAGTCTCCCCAGGGCCCCCCTCCACTCCTACCAGCCCACAAGGGGcaccctctctgctccctgctccctgtaAGCCGGGGCATAATCTCACACATAACATTGTCTCTACAATCAGATGCAACCACCCTGGGCAGGGGCCCTGTTGGGCTGTTGCCAGCTGTACCCCAGTGTCAGTCggcatgggggcagggagagaacgCAGAGGAGGCAGGAACTTCAGCCCGATCTGCCACCTGTCCCCAGGCTGCAGCTGACAGGGCCTCCAGGCCGGGCACACAGATCGACCCGATGTACCCTCCCTGTTGCAGGTCCCTTCGCTAGGCCCAGTGCCCAGACTGGCCACAGCCCCTCTCCGGACCCCGTCCCTTCTGCAAAAACGACACTCTGCTCTTCTCCACTTtgcacaaaaatgtatttctgtgaCATCCCAAAGTACAGACATTTACTCAGGCCCCAGGTGGTAAAGCAATGCAATGTGAGCTCTGCCCAGGGTCTGGCTCAGGCCATGTGAgcatggagggaggggcagaagtggCCTGTTTGCCAAGCTGGGGGAGCGCGGGGCGGCCGGCCCCTTCCCAGGGCTGGCAGGGACAGACTTCAGGGGAGGCCGGTGCCTCTCCCGGGGGCTGCTCATCCAGCCTGTCCTGCCTGGAGGCAGAAATGCTAGAAGAATCCAAGAACAggcccagggaaggaggaaggaagaaaggtcatcCCCAAAGGGAAGCCTGCAGAGTCGGCCCTGCTCCCCCAGCGCCTTGTTCTGGAAGGGCATCCTTACCACTGCCTGTCTCACGAGAAGCAATTCGGAGTTACATCAAGGGAGGACCACAAGATATTTCGAGATACATTTGCGGCTCACAC
It contains:
- the PKN3 gene encoding serine/threonine-protein kinase N3 isoform X16, producing MESRESGADQQPPEDEKEMIRRAIQKELKIKEGVENLRRVATDRRHLGHVQQLLRASNRRLEQLHGELRALHARILLPGPGLAEPATTGPQPPAEQPRARHLEALQRQLQVELKVKQGAENMTHTYASGTPKERKLLAAAQQMLRDSQLKVALLRMKISSLEASGSPEPGPELLAEELRHRLRIEAAVAEGAKNVVKLLGTRRTQDRKALAEAQAQLQESSQKLDLLRLALEQLLEGLPPAHPLRGRVARELRTAVSGKPQPSGVLVKPTAVTGTLEVRLLGCEQLLTAVPGRSPAAVLAGSPSQGWLRARAKQQRGGGELASEVLAVLKVDNRVVGQTGWGPVTKQSWDQTFIVPLERARELEIGVHWRDWRQLCGVAFLRLEDFLDNACHQLSLSLVPQGLLFAQVTFCDPVIERRPRLQRQKRIFSKRRGQDFLRASQMNLNMAAWGRLVMNLLPPCSSPSTISPPRACPQTPATPRGAADPASPRCLLSPHSDFPPKKSPLEEEVRPPPKPPRLYLPREPTPEEIPRTKRPHMEPRTRLGPPLPPSATRKPPRLQDFRCLAVLGRGHFGKVLLVQFKGTGKYYAIKALKKQEVLSRDEMESLYCEKRILEAVGRTGHPFLLSLLACFQTSSHACFVTEFAPGGDLMMQIHEDVFPEPQARFYLACVVLGLQFLHEKKIIYRDLKLDNLLLDAQGFLKIADFGLCKEGIGFGDRTSTFCGTPEFLAPEVLTQEAYTRAVDWWGLGVLLYEMLVGECPFPGDTEEEVFDCIVNADAPYPRFLSVQGLELIQKLLQKCPEQRLGAGERDAEEIKTQPFFRTTDWQALLARTVQPPFLPTLRGPTDLRYFEGEFTGLPPALTPPDPRSPLTARQQAAFRDFDFVSEGFLGP
- the PKN3 gene encoding serine/threonine-protein kinase N3 isoform X17; its protein translation is MEEGAPRQSGADQQPPEDEKEMIRRAIQKELKIKEGVENLRRVATDRRHLGHVQQLLRASNRRLEQLHGELRALHARILLPGPGLAEPATTGPQPPAEQPRARHLEALQRQLQVELKVKQGAENMTHTYASGTPKERKLLAAAQQMLRDSQLKVALLRMKISSLEASGSPEPGPELLAEELRHRLRIEAAVAEGAKNVVKLLGTRRTQDRKALAEAQAQLQESSQKLDLLRLALEQLLEGLPPAHPLRGRVARELRTAVSGKPQPSGVLVKPTAVTGTLEVRLLGCEQLLTAVPGRSPAAVLAGSPSQGWLRARAKQQRGGGELASEVLAVLKVDNRVVGQTGWGPVTKQSWDQTFIVPLERARELEIGVHWRDWRQLCGVAFLRLEDFLDNACHQLSLSLVPQGLLFAQVTFCDPVIERRPRLQRQKRIFSKRRGQDFLRASQMNLNMAAWGRLVMNLLPPCSSPSTISPPRACPQTPATPRGAADPASPSDFPPKKSPLEEEVRPPPKPPRLYLPREPTPEEIPRTKRPHMEPRTRLGPPLPPSATRKPPRLQDFRCLAVLGRGHFGKVLLVQFKGTGKYYAIKALKKQEVLSRDEMESLYCEKRILEAVGRTGHPFLLSLLACFQTSSHACFVTEFAPGGDLMMQIHEDVFPEPQARFYLACVVLGLQFLHEKKIIYRDLKLDNLLLDAQGFLKIADFGLCKEGIGFGDRTSTFCGTPEFLAPEVLTQEAYTRAVDWWGLGVLLYEMLVGECPFPGDTEEEVFDCIVNADAPYPRFLSVQGLELIQKLLQKCPEQRLGAGERDAEEIKTQPFFRTTDWQALLARTVQPPFLPTLRGPTDLRYFEGEFTGLPPALTPPDPRSPLTARQQAAFRDFDFVSEGFLGP
- the PKN3 gene encoding serine/threonine-protein kinase N3 isoform X12, with protein sequence MGGDRRWDRLGSPRVSIWPRSTSCKSGADQQPPEDEKEMIRRAIQKELKIKEGVENLRRVATDRRHLGHVQQLLRASNRRLEQLHGELRALHARILLPGPGLAEPATTGPQPPAEQPRARHLEALQRQLQVELKVKQGAENMTHTYASGTPKERKLLAAAQQMLRDSQLKVALLRMKISSLEASGSPEPGEALRSGAGQGRAGRGLGADRLLPGPELLAEELRHRLRIEAAVAEGAKNVVKLLGTRRTQDRKALAEAQAQLQESSQKLDLLRLALEQLLEGLPPAHPLRGRVARELRTAVSGKPQPSGVLVKPTAVTGTLEVRLLGCEQLLTAVPGRSPAAVLAGSPSQGWLRARAKQQRGGGELASEVLAVLKVDNRVVGQTGWGPVTKQSWDQTFIVPLERARELEIGVHWRDWRQLCGVAFLRLEDFLDNACHQLSLSLVPQGLLFAQVTFCDPVIERRPRLQRQKRIFSKRRGQDFLRASQMNLNMAAWGRLVMNLLPPCSSPSTISPPRACPQTPATPRGAADPASPSDFPPKKSPLEEERTKRPHMEPRTRLGPPLPPSATRKPPRLQDFRCLAVLGRGHFGKVLLVQFKGTGKYYAIKALKKQEVLSRDEMESLYCEKRILEAVGRTGHPFLLSLLACFQTSSHACFVTEFAPGGDLMMQIHEDVFPEPQARFYLACVVLGLQFLHEKKIIYRDLKLDNLLLDAQGFLKIADFGLCKEGIGFGDRTSTFCGTPEFLAPEVLTQEAYTRAVDWWGLGVLLYEMLVGECPFPGDTEEEVFDCIVNADAPYPRFLSVQGLELIQKLLQKCPEQRLGAGERDAEEIKTQPFFRTTDWQALLARTVQPPFLPTLRGPTDLRYFEGEFTGLPPALTPPDPRSPLTARQQAAFRDFDFVSEGFLGP
- the PKN3 gene encoding serine/threonine-protein kinase N3 isoform X18, translating into MEEGAPRQSGADQQPPEDEKEMIRRAIQKELKIKEGVENLRRVATDRRHLGHVQQLLRASNRRLEQLHGELRALHARILLPGPGLAEPATTGPQPPAEQPRARHLEALQRQLQVELKVKQGAENMTHTYASGTPKERKLLAAAQQMLRDSQLKVALLRMKISSLEASGSPEPGPELLAEELRHRLRIEAAVAEGAKNVVKLLGTRRTQDRKALAEAQAQLQESSQKLDLLRLALEQLLEGLPPAHPLRGRVARELRTAVSGKPQPSGVLVKPTAVTGTLEVRLLGCEQLLTAVPGRSPAAVLAGSPSQGWLRARAKQQRGGGELASEVLAVLKVDNRVVGQTGWGPVTKQSWDQTFIVPLERARELEIGVHWRDWRQLCGVAFLRLEDFLDNACHQLSLSLVPQGLLFAQVTFCDPVIERRPRLQRQKRIFSKRRGQDFLRASQMNLNMAAWGRLVMNLLPPCSSPSTISPPRACPQTPATPRGAADPASPSDFPPKKSPLEEEVRPPPKPPRLYLPREPTPEEIPRTKRPHMEPRTRLGPPLPPSATRKPPRLQDFRCLAVLGRGHFGKVLLVQFKGTGKYYAIKALKKQEVLSRDEMESLYCEKRILEAVGRTGHPFLLSLLACFQTSSHACFVTEFAPGGDLMMQIHEDVFPEPQARFYLACVVLGLQFLHEKKIIYRDLKLDNLLLDAQGFLKIADFGLCKEGIGFGDRTSTFCGTPEFLAPEVLTQEAYTRAVDWWGLGVLLYEMLVGECPFPGDTEEEVFDCIVNADAPYPRFLSVQGLELIQKLLQKCPEQRLGADHRLAGPARPHRSAPLPAYPPWPYGPALLRGRVYGAAAGPDPA